A window of Macaca mulatta isolate MMU2019108-1 chromosome 7, T2T-MMU8v2.0, whole genome shotgun sequence genomic DNA:
GccacctctgcccccagggttcCGTggctctctttccctccctctctcggTCAGAAGCCTGCACTGTGCACCCTGGCCTCAGCTCTCAGCCCAAGACCCCCTTGCTCAGAGAAGCTTTTCCTGATCCCAGTGGCCAAGCCAGCCAGGCCCCTTCTTGTACTTTCCCTTCCAGCTCTTTCCAGACTACAGCAAGGCCATCCTTCTGACGTATCTGACCCCTTCTCAGCCTGTCAGGAAGTGGGGGCTCGGGCGCCTCAGGTGTGTGCCCAGCAGATGGCATAGGCCTGAGCCCGTCGAATGTGAGCAGCGGGAGGAAGATAGAGCAGAAGTGGCTGCCGCAGGGGCCATGTGTGATCAGGGGCTGAGCTGGAGTGACTCACCCAAGACCGTCCCCTTGGGTGCAGACCCAGTCCCTGGCCCTCCCAGCGGTGGAGTTAGGACAGTGTGGGGACGGTCCCTAGTTCACAGCAGGAAGGCCCTAAGCAGTGAGGTGGCCTGCCCGCCATGTCGCGGGAGCCCCTGGCCCTGGCAGACTGGGCAGTAGCGCTGGCTGGCCGCTCCCGGTTGTGCTGCAGGAAGCCTTCTCCAGCCGCCAGCCCCGTCCTGCCCAGCCCTGGGCCCCACATGGCGGGAAACAAGGCCAAGGAGGCACCGCTTAGCAAGTGGCAGGACGTGCCAGGGCTCACACAGACACCCTCAGCTTGCGACACTCCGGGCCTCTGCCACGTGTTTATTTTAGGATGCCGTGGCATTTGGGTGACCTTTTGTGCTCACCGTGGCTTACGTAGACTCCAGGTCACTCTTGTCTGGACTGAAGTCCTGTCTCCTTCAGCTGAGCCTGTGCCATGGCCAGCCTCAGCGGGAACTGGCAAAGGGAAAGGGGCTCCTTGGAGAGGCAGCAGGGGGTCCTGAAGGGCTTCGTCTTCAAGCAAAGGGTTTAGAGCTCAGGGgtatatttgtgttttgttttttgttttgagacagggtcttgctgtgtcactcaggctggagtgcaatggcacagtcctagctcactgcagcctcaacctactgggcccaagggatcctcctgcctcagtctcccaagtagccaggactacaggcttgtgccaccacactcagctagtacatatatgcattttttttttttaagaaatgggagtcttgctatgttgcccaggctggtctccaactcctggcctcaagtgatcctcctgcctcagcatcgcaaaatgttaggattataggcaagagctgCCATGCCCCAccagagtggtgcatttgttacaatcaatggACCTGCACTGACACATCACCATCACCCAGCGTCCATAGTCACCTTAGGGTTCACACTTGGTGCTGTACATTCTGCcagtttggacaaatgtatgcTGTGTATCTGCCACCAGAGTATCATACAGACTtttttcactgtcctaaaaaccTCCGAGCTCAACCCGTTCATCTCTCCCTCCTCAACCCTCGGCAGCCACTCACGCGGTCTccgtagttttgcctttttcagaatctTGGAGTTGGAATTGTACAGTATGttgccttttcagattggcttcttccactcagtaatatgcatttaacttTCATCTacgtcttttcatggcttgatagctcatttgtTTTCAGTGTTGAATAATACTCCACTGTCTGGAGGGACCACCGCTGACTTCTCCTTTTGTTTACTGACGGGCCTCTTGACTGCTGCCGAGTTCCGGCGATTATGAATAGAGCTTCTAAACATCCACGTGCAGGTTTCTGCGGGGACATCAATTTTCAGCTCCTTAAATACCAAGGAATGTGATtgttttgcaaccatcaccaccatccacctccagaactTTCTTATCTTCACACACTGAAATGCTGAAACATCAAACAACTCCCCAgtctccctctcccagcccctggtgcctcccattctactttctatctctatgaatttgactcttCCAGGGGCCTCATATAAGCGGAATCATCCTGTTTGTGTCCGTTTGTAACTgccttatttcactcagcatcatgTCTTCAAGGCCCCTCCACGTTGCAGCCCGTGTCAGTATTTCCTTCCTACTTTAAGGCTGAATACTTTTCCATCATATGGATAGACGATGTtctgcttatccattcatctgtcaatggatagctcttggctactgtgaataatgctgctgtgaacataggTGTGCCCATTTCATgctgggttgtttttgtttgtttgtttgtttgtttgttttttgagacagtgtcactctgtcacccagagttcagtggcaggatctcagctcactgcaacctctgccttccaggttcaagtgattctcctgcctcagcctccccagtagctgggattacaggcatgcactaccattcccagatttttttttttttttgtatttttagtagagacggggtttcaccatgtgggccaggctggttttgaactcctgacctcaagggatcctcctgcctcagcctcccgaagtgccaggattacaggcatgagccactgtacccattCACTTCATGCTGTTCTTAATGTACGTTTTCCAATGTCTGGGACACAACTCTTGTCTCATGCCTCTGTCTCTCATGCAGGCAACGGGGTGGTCATCCACTTGCCGGGCTTGTTTGAGGAAgcagagaagaatgaaaagaaaggtaagtCCAAGCTCCTGCAGACTTGCCCTGTCCCAGACACGGTGCCCTGAGAGGTTGTGTTGGCTGGAGCCTCTCTGAGGGTTTCTCCCGCGGAGGGGACTGGCGGGGGTGGGTTCCCAACACAGTTGGCTCAGCTCATCACTGGCTCTACCTGTGCAGAAAACGAGTGAGCCAGGCAACCCCGAGGCCTCAGACGCTGGCGGCCTCGGCATCACAGGGCCAGGTAGCACCTGCAGACTCAGGTCAGGAAGTCTGGGAAGGAGCCAGGGACCTGGACCAGACACCCAGGGGGAAGTGGGGACTGCTGGGCTAATTATGCCTGCAGGGAAGGATGTGGCTCCTGGGGGCTCTGAGGAGCATCTGGCCAGGCACACAGAGGCCTGCAGGCAGTGAGCGAGACCCACCAGCTGGGGGTGTGGGCAAGGCAGACCTAGTGTGGGTAGGGACAGACAGCAGCCTGAGTGGGTCTGGGAGGACGCTGAGCTCCAGCCTCACGCTCAAGGGCAGGATGGGTGTGAAAAGAGCAAGGAGAATGTGATTCTGGGGACATGGGCACCAGGGGTACCCAGACTGAGGCCCTGAGGGGGCAGGTCACCTTCAGAGTGGCTGCAGGTAGGGAGGAAGGCCAGGCACTCACACCAGCTCCGGCTCCCCAGCCCGGAGGGGTGAAGCCTGCAGGCATGAGAGTGGGCATCCCGGCGGGGGGTGGAGTGAGGGTCCGGGAGCCTCAGCTGGGGAGCAGGCAACGAGGGGCAGGCCTGCTGCTTGCTGTGCAACAGAGGTGGCCCTGTCGGCCCCCACATGCCTTACCCGGATGGGAGCCGGGCGAGCTagcccagccttggcctctcacgTGTGAGCTGCAGTGAACACTGACCCACCTGCGTGCCGTGTCCCCGCAGGCCTGAAGGACTGGGAGAAGAGGCTCATCATCTCTGACAGAGCCCACCTTGGTACGTTTCCCACTGGGGTACAGGGAACAgcccctcctgcccccaccatTGCCAGCCGGCCCTGCTCCTCCACGGCCACCAAGATCAGGGAAGTCCCCAAGGCCTTCTTGTTCCACATGGCTCCGTTAGCTTGTACGTTATCCTTTTTAAAGAGCTTCAAGGTGGGAGCTGGGTCAGGGATCCCTAGCCcatttgcagatggggaaactgagcccCAGACACTCATGGTCACACCCCAGTTTGTCCTCTTTGAAATCTCGACCACCCCCTTCCCAGGAGACTCAGGCCGGCAGGAGGTGAGTTCCATGTGTAAACATCTGTCCTCTGCTTCTCTCCCGTTCCCTGGTGCCCTCACCTGGCCCACCCGCCAGTGTTCGATTTTCACCAGGCTGTCGACGGACTTCAGGAAGTGCAGCGCCAGGCACAAGAGGGGAAGAAGTGAGTCTGCCGGGACACCCTCAGCCTCAGGGAGTCTTCTGGGCCCGCAAGCTGGCAGACTGTGGGGTGTGTCTGGTCCTGGGCACGAGGAGGGTACCTCAACCCACTCAAAGCCCCTGGAGAATGGCACCTGTCAGAATTCCACAGTGCATCACCCAACCCCCGGACGAGCCAGCCCGTCTCTCTCTGGGGTTGCACACTGTCCTTGCTGGCTGTCACTGCCACGCAGCCCCCCACAGGAGTGCATAAGCCCTACCGTAGCTTGTCACACCCACCACCTTTCCTGACTCCACACAGGCCCCAGCGAGGACATGAGGAACACTAAAAAAGTTTAGTAGAACCTCAGATGTGCCAAGGACACAGGAGTGAAGCAGATGAGTGTCCTGCCCCAGAGAGGTGatcacacacccactcacactctCCACAGGCAAGGGCACACGCTCGTGCTctcacatacacaccacacgCCCACGCATGCTCGCACTGATATGCACATGTGCACGCACCGCACAAGCCCACACACCCACGCAAATGCACAAAAGTACACACAGCCACACCTACATAcactcacacacgtgcacacactccgtgtgcacacatccacacacaggcacacaccgtACCAGTACATACATCCATGCGAGTGCGTACACCCACACTGCACACACTCACAGCTCAGCCAGACACAGGCGGCAATGGTGAGCACTGGAGTCATGAGCCGGCGGGGGTCATGGCCTCAGTGGGATGCCTGAGCTCCTTGGGGCTCCTGGGTTCTCATGGGCACCCCCTCCTCATCTTTCAGTATAGGCACCACCAAGAAGGGAATCGGACCCACCTACTCTTCCAAAGCTGCCCGGACGGGCCTCCGCATCTGCGACCTCCTGTCAGATTTCGATGAGTTTTCCTCCAGGTACTTGAGCCATCTGCAGTCCCgggagaggatggggagaggtTGCCAGAAGGGTCTGTGGCTAGTGGGGAGGGCCCTGAGGACCAGCGTGGACCGTGACGGGGTGACAATGACTGTCCCTTGTGCAGATTCAAGAACCTGGCCCACCAGCACCAGtcgatgttccccaccctggaaATAGACATTGAAGGCCAACTCAAAAGGCTCAAGGTGAAGCCGGGGCCGCAGTGTGGGGGCTGCGAAGTGCCCCTCCAGGGAGGCTGGCTGTCCTACCTGGTGCTCGTTGAACACCCTTGGGGCACACCCGTTATTAGGCATTGTTATGGGCTGGCCAACCTTCTTGGGGACGCAGGACTCCTCTGCCCCAGGTCACAGGCTCACGCTGCTGCTTGGTCCTTCCTTGCAGGGCTTTGCTGAGCGGATCAGACCCATGGTCCGAGATGGTGTTTACTTTATGTATGAGGCACTCCACGGCCCCCCCAAGAAGATCCTGGTGGAGGGTGCCAACGCCGCCCTCCTCGACATTGACTTCGGTATGTCCGGGAGGATGTGCGTGCCAGCGACCTTTCGTGCCTGCCAGGGAAGACCCAGCTGCGGAGAGCTGTGGGAacagatgggggagggaggggcagaCCCGCTTTCCAAGGCCACAGTGCCATCCATGCCCATGGAAATGATCCTCATGTCCTTAGTGTTCCTATTGTCAgcaagggaggggagaggagaaagggctGGGCTAGAGATGAAAGAACAGGCTGACAAGGTGACAAGGTCAGGGGTGGGGCCAGGGAGCCTGGCAAGGTGGGTCAGAGCCAGCCCTTCTGACGGTCTGTACAGCCATATCCTGTCCTCACCCCCACAGGCCCACCAGCTTACCCTCACCCCCAAGGCGGCCTGGCCACCTCAGGCCATGCTGTGGGCAACTTCCTCCATCCCCTCACCCCAGACTCTTATGTGAGCCATAtagcccagcacagcacccatTCAGCCACTCCCCCAGGACAGGCCAGGCTAGCGACCCCCACGGAGGGGACCCCCCATGGTCTGAAGTGCCCGCTGCCCTTTACTGAGAAGGCCTCTTGGGCTGGGTGGAGTAATCTACAGGGGATGACAGGTAGCCCCCTAACCTGCTCTGTCTTGCAGGGACCTACCCCTTTGTGACTTCATCCAACTGCACCGTGGGCGGCGTGTGCACGGGCCTGGGCATTCCCCCGCAGAACATAGGTGACGTGTATGGTGTGGTGAAGGCCTATACCACACGCGTGGGCATCGGGGCCTTCCCCACCGAACAGATCAACGTGAGTCCCCAGGCCCTCAGGACCCCATGGGAGGTCAGGGAGGCCCGGCAGCAGTGCCAGGGGTGGGGTGAGCAGTGCCAGGGTGGGGGCTGTGGGGACCCTGCCTGTACCATTTCCCCATCTCCCACCAGGGCCCTTCCTGCTGTGCAGGCCAGGGTGGGGCTTAGTAAGAGGCACTGGGGTGGGCCTATTCCCACAGCCGCAGCACATGAGCTCACACAGGGTGTGCACATGGACACATGTACACATGACCTCACTCCCCTTGGAGTGTGAGGCCCACAGGCAAGTGGGGGCGCCTTGCAGCTCCTCAGGACACCCTCATTTGGGGTAGCTGGTGGACTCACCTTGGCTCAGGGAGGACACTAAGCACCTTCCCTCGGCCTTGTCCCCAGGTTGGGGGGCGGTCCTCTGTGACAACCAAGCTAGACTTGGGGCTGAAAGCCAGCCCCCACAACCCCACCCAGCTCTCCAGCCTCAGGAAGGTTTCTGGAAGCTGCTGTGGCCCCAGAATCCTCAGGAGGCCCCAGccttcctctctcagcctcaacCTGTGACCCTTGGTAGGGCAAGGACATGGCCCTTGTACCTGAGCAGGAAGAAGGGCAGGTGCTGGGAGAGCCAACACAGGGAGGGGCAGACGCTCTCCAGAGAGGCTTGAGAGGGTGCAGGGATAGGTGTCAGGAGATACACACACCCCTGACCCCCAAAGCCAAGCTGCAGGGCCATGCCCACCTCCACCAGCTGCCCAAGGCAGGAGGGGAAGACGGCAAGGCTGCCGGTGCCTTCCCCAGCTCACAAATCCTAGTGGTCTGGTGTGTTCAGGAAGAGTGCTCACCGGCTCACACGGCACTGTGCGCCAGGCCCTGCCCGTTGTGAGCCTCAGCTGCCGGACAGGCTTACCATGGACATGGGGATGTAGGGGAGCCGGATGTAAGGACTGTCAGCGGAGGTGAGGCAGCCTCAGGGATTCTGAGATCTGcgtgtggggagggagaggtgggggTAGCAGCAGGGCCAGGCCACACAAGGCCCCCACCACAGTCCACGTGACATCTGCCCTGTTCTCATGTAGGAGATTGGAGACCTGCTGCAGACCCGCGGCCACGAGTGGGGGGTGACCACAGGCAGGAAGAGGCGCTGTGGCTGGCTCGACCTGATGATTCTGAGATATGCTCACATGGTCAATGGATTCACTGCGTAAGCAACCCATGCTGCTGCCATCCCCACTGGGACCGTCCCTGACTCCCGACACGTGCAGAGGCAAGCAGCACTTAACGCAGGGGCTGAGGGCCACCAAGTCTCCTTGGACAAGGTTTCCCACTGATCTCGACCCTTCCACAAACACGGCCCAGGGGTTAGCGGTATGGAGGCCTGTGCAGGGTGTGTTGCAGCCGCCCTGGGAGCACAAACTCCCACCCCAGGGCTGATGCCGTGAAGGATGAGGGCGTTCCAGCACTTGTAAAAGGTTAAAATGCTTCATGTGGAGACCGGAAGTCCCCAGGACGAAAGGATGCACCGTCATCCTGCTAGGAGGACAGAAGCACTGGTGCCGGCCTGTCGAGGCGTCCACTCTGCAGGCCCCTCTGCTCCTCACAGACTGGCCCAGGCTGCCCAGCTGTTCAGGCTGTCTCCCAGGGATCAGAAAGAGGCTTTGCGTGATGGCTGGGCTCACGGCTTCCTCTCCAGCTCAGTCAGACAGGCCAAGGCTGTGAGTCGCACATCTTCCACCAGGGTTGACAGCATCAGCCAAAATTCCTCGAGAATTAACCAGACCCCTCCTGGGTGGGTAGAGCCAACCCGGCAACAGGAAGCAGAGGAACCTAGTAGCTGACGGTGTGGCATCTGGGGTCCCTGACCCTCACTTTCCTAATGTGCAACGCAGGGTTCATGGCGCCAGCCTCACCGTGTGCTAGGGCTCAGGCTGTGGTGCTAGCTTGCCTGCCACTCATCTGCtctgcagcccagttcctaacaggccaccaCCAAGTACTGGTCCGCAGCCCAGGGACTGGGGACCCCTGCTATAAATAACAGAAGTGAGAGGTGAAAAGCAAATGGAAGAAACCTCAGCATTGCTGACCACTTCGTGGGTTTGCCTGGCCCCTTGGCTTTCCACAGGCTGGCCCTGACGAAGCTGGACATCCTGGACGTACTGGGTGAGATTAAAGTCGGCATCTCGTACAAGCTGAACGGAAAGAGGATTCCCTATTTCCCAGGTATGTGAAGTGGGGCAGCCGTTCTGCCCGTTGGGCCGTTTCATGGGTATTGGAATAGATGGGACCTGTGACTTCTCAGAGAGGGGAGAGTTCCCACATTCACAGGACACAGGGCAAGCAGCTTGTCTCCAGGGACCAGCCTCCATCATGGCTTTCGCCTCTCATGGGTTTCTCCCCACAATGTTCCCCGGGAGGCCTGGCCGGGCAGGGGTGGCTGCAGGCGCCTTCCAGTGCTATGGGAATGGCAAGGGGGACAGACTACGCGCCTGGGACCCTGGGGGTCCTTCAGCTGCCTTGGGGAAAAGGCCCACCTGCAGGGAGCCACGGGAGGCACACAGGAGTTAGTGGATGCAGTCGGTTCTGGAAAACCTAAAGCTCTATGCAGATGTACAGGATGACTATTTCATCTGAGAAAATATGCTTTGTGGTGAGATTTTGAAGACCTAACTGGGATCCCTGCTCCTGTGTACCCCTTCTTCTGGAAAGCATGAAGGAGATGCCATTTTCCTGGGTTTCACAGTTTCGTGTGCCTCTGGACGTGCCCCCTCAACCTCAGTCCAGGGTCATGTTCTGACCCCCACAATGGCTTCCTCCCCAGCggccctgggtgagctgcccctGGCTGGTCTCCATTCAGCAGATCTGTGTAGACCACAGAGGGCCACCTGGCCACAGGAGCCGTGTGTGTCCTTGCAGGCAGTGTCCCTGACCCTCCTGACCCTTGACCTTTGAGAGGATGCACTGCTGAGGCCTGCAAGGTCTCCTCATGGTGGTCCAGGGTCCCAGGAGGACATGCAAACACTGCCTGGCTCCAAGGCTCAAACACATTTGCAGCGAGAACCTGTGTTCCAGCATCTTCCATCTGTAAGGGTGGTCGTCTTCTACCATGAGCCACAGAGTCCTGCACAGAGTGGAGGTCCCTGCCCTCTGGGAGCTGATGTTCTTGGGGTGGGAGGACATAGATGCTTCAGGATCCCTTAGTGCTTCAGGATTCTAGAGTCTCAGAATTTCCAAGCCAAGGCTTGGAGTGCCTCAGCTGATGTCACAGTGGAGGTTTTAGCAGAGTGGGTAGCACATATGTGTCATGTCCCTCTGGTCTGGAAGGCATGTAGTCAGTGTCTGAGCCCCACTGCTGTCCCCTGCTCACCACCCAACACTGAGAAAATCAAACTGGGCCACATGCCCACTTGCTGCCTTCCTCATTGCTGAGTCCCTGAACAAGGAGGCCCTGGATGGGGGTGGCCGTGTCACCAAATATTTGCTTCCTTGGTGATAGGAGAGAGGTCTGTGGGCCCCACTCATCTCCTGTGTGCTTCCCCCAGCTAACCAGGAGATGCTTCAGAAGGTCGAAGTCGAATATGAAACGCTGCCTGGCTGGAAAGCAGACACCACAGGCGCCAGGAGGTGGGAGGACCTGCCCCCGCAGGC
This region includes:
- the ADSS1 gene encoding adenylosuccinate synthetase isozyme 1 isoform X4; the encoded protein is MSHCTHSLHAVLNVRFPMSGTQLLSHASVSHAGNGVVIHLPGLFEEAEKNEKKGLKDWEKRLIISDRAHLVFDFHQAVDGLQEVQRQAQEGKNIGTTKKGIGPTYSSKAARTGLRICDLLSDFDEFSSRFKNLAHQHQSMFPTLEIDIEGQLKRLKGFAERIRPMVRDGVYFMYEALHGPPKKILVEGANAALLDIDFGTYPFVTSSNCTVGGVCTGLGIPPQNIGDVYGVVKAYTTRVGIGAFPTEQINEIGDLLQTRGHEWGVTTGRKRRCGWLDLMILRYAHMVNGFTALALTKLDILDVLGEIKVGISYKLNGKRIPYFPANQEMLQKVEVEYETLPGWKADTTGARRWEDLPPQAQNYIRFVENHVGVAVKWVGVGKSRESMIQLF
- the ADSS1 gene encoding adenylosuccinate synthetase isozyme 1 isoform X3, with the protein product MSGTRASNDRPPGAGGVKRGRLQQEAAATGSRVTVVLGAQWGDEGKGKVVDLLATDADIISRCQGGNNAGHTVVVDGKEYDFHLLPSGIINTKAVSFIGNGVVIHLPGLFEEAEKNEKKGKGLKDWEKRLIISDRAHLVFDFHQAVDGLQEVQRQAQEGKNIGTTKKGIGPTYSSKAARTGLRICDLLSDFDEFSSRFKNLAHQHQSMFPTLEIDIEGQLKRLKGFAERIRPMVRDGVYFMYEALHGPPKKILVEGANAALLDIDFGTYPFVTSSNCTVGGVCTGLGIPPQNIGDVYGVVKAYTTRVGIGAFPTEQINEIGDLLQTRGHEWGVTTGRKRRCGWLDLMILRYAHMVNGFTALALTKLDILDVLGEIKVGISYKLNGKRIPYFPANQEMLQKVEVEYETLPGWKADTTGARRWEDLPPQAQNYIRFVENHVGVAVKWVGVGKSRESMIQLF
- the ADSS1 gene encoding adenylosuccinate synthetase isozyme 1 isoform X2 codes for the protein MSGTRASNDRPPGAGGVKRGRLQQEAAATGSRVTVVLGAQWGDEGKGKVVDLLATDADIISRCQGGNNAGHTVVVDGKEYDFHLLPSGIINTKAVSFIGNGVVIHLPGLFEEAEKNEKKGLKDWEKRLIISDRAHLVFDFHQAVDGLQEVQRQAQEGKNIGTTKKGIGPTYSSKAARTGLRICDLLSDFDEFSSRFKNLAHQHQSMFPTLEIDIEGQLKRLKGFAERIRPMVRDGVYFMYEALHGPPKKILVEGANAALLDIDFGTYPFVTSSNCTVGGVCTGLGIPPQNIGDVYGVVKAYTTRVGIGAFPTEQINEIGDLLQTRGHEWGVTTGRKRRCGWLDLMILRYAHMVNGFTALALTKLDILDVLGEIKVGISYKLNGKRIPYFPANQEMLQKVEVEYETLPGWKADTTGARRWEDLPPQAQNYIRFVENHVGVAVKWVGVGKSRESMIQLF
- the ADSS1 gene encoding adenylosuccinate synthetase isozyme 1 isoform X1, with translation MRHLGSVEVRSKDKACVWRGLAGVSSVASAWWRGAWRRRGGEERGAGVVGRSVAPAWWGGAWRRRGGEERGAGVVGRSCGVATQRQGGGQRPPELALPLSPAPGHSTALPWLPPRSPQLSGHSSPAQPTPHLPSACGGPTRVTLGEERAWRSHRSNAGGHTCLPRRTAGAGSLTSGGERGGNNAGHTVVVDGKEYDFHLLPSGIINTKAVSFIGNGVVIHLPGLFEEAEKNEKKGLKDWEKRLIISDRAHLVFDFHQAVDGLQEVQRQAQEGKNIGTTKKGIGPTYSSKAARTGLRICDLLSDFDEFSSRFKNLAHQHQSMFPTLEIDIEGQLKRLKGFAERIRPMVRDGVYFMYEALHGPPKKILVEGANAALLDIDFGTYPFVTSSNCTVGGVCTGLGIPPQNIGDVYGVVKAYTTRVGIGAFPTEQINEIGDLLQTRGHEWGVTTGRKRRCGWLDLMILRYAHMVNGFTALALTKLDILDVLGEIKVGISYKLNGKRIPYFPANQEMLQKVEVEYETLPGWKADTTGARRWEDLPPQAQNYIRFVENHVGVAVKWVGVGKSRESMIQLF